One Vitis riparia cultivar Riparia Gloire de Montpellier isolate 1030 chromosome 4, EGFV_Vit.rip_1.0, whole genome shotgun sequence genomic window carries:
- the LOC117911987 gene encoding probable beta-1,3-galactosyltransferase 12: MPRAASFLPLNSSSATTATTYSKDEKSKRPLLATSTSNARLPLLVFCFISLTIGLAGTIFAVSALRRPRPLPVFRCGRIQDTFRAFYSLSNPQPDLLDRPKVLGFVGIQTGFSSANRRSALRSTWFPSDPDGLLRLEQATGLAFRFVIGRSKDVKKMAELQKEVEKYKDFMLIDVREEYLNLPHKTLAFFKAAFELFDADYYVKADDDIYLRPDRLSTLLAKERSHSQTYIGCMKKGPVITDPKMKWYEKSGHLIGNEYFLHAYGPIYVLSKEVVASLAAARNNSLRMFNNEDVTIGSWMLAMNVHHEDNRAICDPRCTPTSIAVWDIPKCSGLCNPTSRLKELHKMGMCSKSPTLPPDDR; this comes from the exons ATGCCACGCGCCGCTTCTTTCCTCCCTCTCAACTCCTCCTCCGCAACCACTGCTACCACCTACTCCAAGGATGAAAAGTCCAAAAGACCCTTACTCGCCACTTCGACATCCAATGCTCGCCTACCCCTATTAGTCTTTTGCTTCATCTCTCTCACCATCGGCCTCGCCGGGACTATCTTCGCCGTCTCCGCCCTCCGCCGCCCCCGACCCTTGCCCGTCTTCCGCTGCGGCCGCATCCAGGACACCTTCCGTGCATTCTACTCCCTTTCCAATCCTCAGCCGGATCTACTCGACCGCCCCAAAGTCCTCGGCTTTGTTGGAATTCAGACAGGGTTCTCCTCAGCCAACCGCCGATCTGCTCTCCGGAGCACCTGGTTCCCCTCCGATCCCGATGGGCTTCTCCG ATTGGAACAAGCTACTGGTTTAGCCTTTAGGTTCGTGATTGGAAGGTCCAAAGATGTGAAGAAGATGGCAGAGTTGCAGAAAGAGGTGGAGAAGTACAAAGATTTCATGCTTATAGACGTTCGGGAAGAATACCTAAACCTCCCACACAAAAC TTTGGCATTTTTCAAAGCAGCATTTGAACTCTTTGATGCGGATTATTATGTCAAAGCTGATGACGACATTTATTTGCGTCCAg ATCGACTCTCCACCCTTCTAGCTAAGGAGCGAAGTCATTCGCAAACTTACATTGGGTGCATGAAGAAAGGGCCAGTCATCACTGACCCTAAAATGAAATG GTATGAGAAATCTGGACATCTGATTGGAAATGAATACTTCTTGCATGCTTATGGTCCTATATATGTTCTATCTAAGGAGGTGGTAGCTTCATTGGCAGCTGCTAGAAATAACAG TTTGAGAATGTTTAACAATGAGGATGTCACTATTGGATCGTGGATGCTTGCCATGAATGTCCATCATGAAGATAACCGAGCAATATGTGATCCTCGATGCACACCAACATCTATTGCTGTCTGGGACATCCCAAAATGTTCAG GTTTATGCAACCCAACCAGCAGATTGAAGGAGCTTCACAAGATGGGCATGTGCTCTAAAAGCCCAACGCTGCCACCAGATGATAGGTAG